Proteins encoded in a region of the Capra hircus breed San Clemente unplaced genomic scaffold, ASM170441v1, whole genome shotgun sequence genome:
- the RAB39B gene encoding ras-related protein Rab-39B, with protein MEAIWLYQFRLIVIGDSTVGKSCLIRRFTEGRFAQVSDPTVGVDFFSRLVEIEPGKRIKLQIWDTAGQERFRSITRAYYRNSVGGLLLFDITNRRSFQNVHEWLEETKVHVQPYQIVFVLVGHKCDLDTQRQVTRHEAEKLAAAYGMKYIETSARDAINVEKAFTDLTRDIYELVKRGDITIQEGWEGVKSGFVPNVVHSSEEVVKSERRCLC; from the exons ATGGAGGCCATCTGGCTGTATCAGTTCCGGCTGATTGTCATCGGGGATTCCACGGTGGGCAAGTCGTGTCTGATCCGCCGCTTCACCGAGGGCCGCTTTGCCCAGGTTTCGGACCCGACGGTGGGGGTGGATTTCTTCTCCCGTCTGGTGGAGATCGAACCCGGAAAACGCATCAAGCTCCAGATCTGGGATACCGCGGGTCAAGAGAGGTTCAG ATCCATCACTCGTGCCTACTACAGGAACTCAGTAGGTGGTCTTCTCTTATTTGACATTACCAACCGCAGGTCTTTCCAGAATGTCCACGAGTGGTTAGAAGAGACCAAAGTACACGTCCAGCCCTACCAAATTGTATTCGTTCTCGTGGGTCACAAGTGTGACCTGGATACACAGAGGCAAGTGACTCGCCACGAGGCTGAGAAACTGGCTGCTGCGTATGGCATGAAGTATATTGAAACGTCAGCCCGAGACGCCATTAATGTAGAGAAGGCCTTCACAGACCTGACGAGAGACATATATGAGCTGGTGAAAAGGGGGGATATTACCATCCAGGAGGGCTGGGAAGGGGTGAAGAGTGGATTTGTCCCCAACGTGGTTCACTCTTCAGAAGAGGTAGTCAAATCAGAGAGAAGATGTTTGTGCTAG